DNA sequence from the bacterium genome:
AACTCCTTCAGGTCGTCATGCTGTGTGAATTTCGCAAGCACCGCTTCACGCATCACATTGACTTTCGCAGACTCCCAATCCTGCCGCAGCTTTCGCTTTCGGTTACGCCCCATGCGAGCAGCAAGCATCGGTGAATTGGCTACTCGAATCATTTCCTGGATCTTCTTGTCCTTGAACTTCTGCGACTGGAAGTAGTGCTCTGATGATTGCTCCTTCTTGCCCAACTTGCAGGAGCTGGAGGCTCGACGAGCGCCTGCGCCATGAAGGTACAGAACTAGCGCGGGATGCCAGTAGACGACGGGATAGGAAGACGAGTTTCCACGTAGCGATATGATCCATCTTCTTGCCCTTGGAGCCAGATTGAATCGGAGACGAATAGCAACGCGCCACAAGCCGCAGCTAGCACGCCGAAAGACAGTAGCAGGCTCTTACGACTTTTCATGTTTCAATGGCGTTGCGGGAGACGCCCAACGATTATGGATGAGCGGCGACCAGGACGCGCGGCGCCGTGTGCCGTTCGCTCGATTCGTCTGGTAAGGCCGCGGTGGCATACGAGTCCAACTTGATTCCGATACGATTCCTGTGTGGAGACCAGTAGACGTAGAGAGGGGCACCGTGAACTGACGCCACGGGAACGGTACCGATGAAGCGACTGTCGTAGCTGAAGTCTCGATTGTCGCCCATTAGGAAGAGATGACCCTCAGGGACTGCCAGAGGCGCCATATGGTCGCGTGAGAAACGACGACTCATTGGATTGTCACGAGACGCCATTGTCGGGTCGAGATGAACGACCCAGGGCTCATCGACCGCGGCTCCGTTGAGGTAGAGGGTCTTGCCCCGGAGTTCGACCGTGTCGCCACCGACTGCCACGACCCGCTTGATGAGTTCGACAGTGGGGTCTTCTGGAGAGCGGACGATTACGATGTCGCCTCGCCCAGGCGGCGCCACGGCGTACGCGTCCAGGTCAGCGATTAGACGGTCGCCAACCATGAGGGTAGGTTCCATGGCGCCGCTAGGAATGTAGTACGACTTCAAGTTCTGGATAGAAGCCAACAAGGGAACGAAAGCGATTGCGAAAACAATCCCAAGCGGGACGCAAACGTACGCGCGCTGGAACCAGCGGCGAGAATCCGAGGCTCTCCTGACGAGGAGACCTGCGTCCACTGCTGAGCAGAGCCTAATAGTGACTACTAGTACCACAAAGGTCACTGCACCCGCGAGTGAGCGACCGAAGATGCCGTAGAAGAAGACCGCCGCAACACCCGTATAACTACTACAAAAGATCAGTGCTCTGAGAGCTCGACCCGCATACAGCTGACCGAGGCCTGGCTGCCAAGCCGACAGGAGAAATGCGAATAGTACTCTCTTTTTCATTGCCATCGTCATTGGAGTTGCGATTCTAGCCGTTGGGCCTGTCACCGTCAAGTCGTCAATCCAGAGAGCAATAAGCAGCTTCGCGGCAGCATATGGCTCACCCCGGTTATGGCCCACCAGGGGGCGGTTTGGCGTCACCTGCGGCCTCGGTAGAACGACGGGCGGCCTTCGGTTCTGGGGCCGAGAGAGGAGTCACCCTTCCGCTCGACGTAGCGCCCCAGAGACTTGTCGAGCTTGCATGCGCTTGCCGGGCACACCCTCAATTCCTATGGCAGATGTACAGGTGAACACTCCCGAAGCCGCCGATCTCGACGTCCTCGTAGTCGAACCCGTGAGCGGCCAGCAGCTGCTCCATGTCGCGGATGATGTCACCTGCCAGCTGCCAAGTTCGCGTCGATCTTGTTCCGATCCAATTGCCATCGCCCGGGTAGTTGATGTCGATCAGCACAAGCCTCCCCCCAGACGCCAGAACGCGACGCATTTCTGCCATGGCCTTGGCACCGTCTGGGTAGCCTGAGAACGCCATGGTGTTGACTACCGT
Encoded proteins:
- a CDS encoding class I SAM-dependent methyltransferase, with translation ARMLSVAMKNLRQAGLSAHLQQGTVEDLPFEDGYFDTVVNTMAFSGYPDGAKAMAEMRRVLASGGRLVLIDINYPGDGNWIGTRSTRTWQLAGDIIRDMEQLLAAHGFDYEDVEIGGFGSVHLYICHRN
- a CDS encoding NADAR family protein; amino-acid sequence: MYLHGAGARRASSSCKLGKKEQSSEHYFQSQKFKDKKIQEMIRVANSPMLAARMGRNRKRKLRQDWESAKVNVMREAVLAKFTQHDDLKELLLSTRDAKIVEHTENDGYWGDGGDGRGKNMLGKILMDVREKLRQGA
- the lepB gene encoding signal peptidase I; this translates as MLASIQNLKSYYIPSGAMEPTLMVGDRLIADLDAYAVAPPGRGDIVIVRSPEDPTVELIKRVVAVGGDTVELRGKTLYLNGAAVDEPWVVHLDPTMASRDNPMSRRFSRDHMAPLAVPEGHLFLMGDNRDFSYDSRFIGTVPVASVHGAPLYVYWSPHRNRIGIKLDSYATAALPDESSERHTAPRVLVAAHP